One genomic segment of Clostridium estertheticum subsp. estertheticum includes these proteins:
- a CDS encoding HAD-IIIC family phosphatase, which produces MTKESFVKESINQIKLVIWDLDDTFWKGTLSEEEITLDHDKINIVKELIDRGIMNSICSKNDFNKVKDELEKNNLWEYFIFPKISWNPKGEMVAKIIENAQLRQENVLFVDDNHMNLEEVKFYNPKINIAHIDDISDILSIQAFKGKDDKTHSRLKQYKILEVKTEDSTKYSSNIEFLMNSNIKVEIIKDCTASIDRIYELIHRTNQLNFTKQRISKEELEQLINDPKIQKGLIKVSDNYGEYGICGFYAIKESNLVHFLFSCRAMNLGVEQWVYSQLGFPEINISGEVASELKKLVTPNWINQKKNSDITTKKNNNSTIGNVKCLIRGGCDLKQLNHYLKYKNVDITTEFNYMNNEGFSIHRDHSEILRSAYILSEKDKEYLIQNIPFFDANIFDTSIFELKYDVIVYSVLMDYTHAVYSSKSDKNLVVTYGDFKLPLTDESCWDFIIENYGGKFNLEFLKWFKNNFDFDGPLSEQRFEENLKWLRKNIPAVTKLIILNGSEVNLPHKLEKDRYLHHIKMNSILQRFVESTEGVYIVDVNKHIKTISDVTDNIRHYKREYYSKIAMDINEIIQKELSTYNIIDKKELLKLKTIDNLKIIVRKITSKNTRKFINKIIRPR; this is translated from the coding sequence GTGACAAAAGAATCATTTGTAAAAGAATCAATTAATCAAATAAAATTAGTGATTTGGGATCTAGATGACACATTTTGGAAGGGAACATTAAGTGAAGAAGAGATAACATTAGATCATGATAAAATAAATATAGTTAAAGAATTGATAGATAGAGGAATAATGAATTCAATTTGCTCGAAAAATGATTTTAATAAAGTAAAAGATGAACTAGAGAAGAATAATTTGTGGGAATATTTTATTTTTCCTAAAATAAGTTGGAATCCAAAAGGCGAAATGGTTGCTAAGATAATTGAAAATGCTCAATTACGACAAGAAAATGTCCTATTTGTTGATGACAATCATATGAATTTAGAAGAAGTAAAATTTTACAATCCTAAAATCAATATTGCACACATAGATGATATATCTGATATTTTATCTATTCAAGCTTTTAAAGGTAAGGATGATAAAACTCATAGCAGACTAAAGCAATACAAAATTTTAGAAGTTAAAACCGAAGATAGTACTAAATATTCATCAAATATTGAGTTTTTAATGAACAGTAATATCAAGGTAGAAATTATAAAAGATTGCACTGCTAGTATAGATAGAATTTATGAATTAATACATAGAACTAATCAGCTAAACTTTACTAAACAACGCATATCAAAAGAAGAGCTAGAACAATTAATAAATGATCCAAAAATTCAAAAGGGTTTAATAAAAGTTAGTGATAATTATGGGGAGTATGGGATATGTGGTTTTTATGCAATTAAAGAAAGTAATTTAGTCCATTTTTTATTTTCTTGTAGGGCTATGAATCTTGGTGTAGAACAATGGGTTTATTCACAGCTTGGATTTCCAGAAATAAATATAAGTGGTGAAGTTGCGTCAGAGCTTAAAAAACTTGTCACTCCTAATTGGATAAATCAGAAAAAAAATTCGGATATAACTACAAAGAAGAATAATAACAGTACAATTGGAAATGTAAAGTGTTTAATTCGAGGAGGATGTGATTTAAAACAATTGAATCATTATCTGAAATATAAGAATGTAGATATAACTACTGAGTTTAACTATATGAACAATGAGGGATTCTCTATTCATAGAGATCATAGTGAAATATTAAGAAGCGCTTACATATTATCAGAAAAAGATAAAGAGTATTTAATACAGAATATACCTTTTTTTGATGCTAACATTTTTGATACTAGTATTTTTGAATTAAAATATGATGTAATTGTTTATAGCGTGTTAATGGATTATACTCATGCCGTTTATAGCTCGAAAAGTGATAAAAATTTAGTAGTAACATATGGAGATTTTAAATTACCTTTAACTGATGAGAGTTGTTGGGACTTTATAATTGAAAATTATGGAGGTAAGTTTAACTTAGAATTTCTTAAGTGGTTTAAGAACAACTTTGATTTTGATGGACCTTTAAGTGAACAAAGATTTGAAGAAAATTTAAAGTGGTTAAGAAAAAATATACCAGCAGTTACTAAATTGATAATATTAAATGGTAGTGAAGTAAATTTGCCGCATAAGTTGGAGAAAGATAGGTACTTGCATCATATTAAGATGAATTCAATATTACAGCGGTTTGTTGAAAGCACGGAAGGTGTTTATATTGTCGATGTAAATAAACATATAAAAACTATAAGTGATGTTACTGATAATATTAGACATTATAAAAGAGAATACTATAGTAAAATAGCAATGGACATTAATGAAATAATTCAGAAGGAATTAAGCACATATAATATAATTGATAAGAAAGAATTGCTTAAACTTAAAACAATTGATAATCTAAAAATTATTGTAAGAAAGATAACAAGTAAAAATACAAGGAAATTTATTAATAAAATTATTAGACCGCGTTAG
- a CDS encoding acetyltransferase, translating to MEKIILVGAGGHCKVIIDIIKSVGKYDIIGVTDTTFRGQKLVLDIPIIGDDSILKNLYNDGVKNAFVCIGALQNIRLRDKIYNKLKDIGFNIPVLIHKDAIVSSYASIASGTCVMPGAIINPGVSIEENCIINTGVVIEHECKIQRNTHISPKACIAGGVRVGHDTHVGMGSCIIQTLHIGNNVIIGAGAVVINNLEDNVVAVGVPSKIIKRR from the coding sequence ATGGAGAAAATCATACTTGTAGGTGCAGGTGGACACTGCAAGGTAATTATAGATATTATAAAAAGTGTTGGTAAATATGATATTATAGGTGTAACAGATACTACTTTTAGAGGTCAAAAATTAGTATTAGATATCCCTATCATAGGCGATGATAGTATTTTGAAAAATTTGTATAATGATGGCGTAAAAAATGCTTTTGTATGCATTGGTGCACTTCAAAATATTAGGCTTCGTGATAAAATATATAATAAATTAAAAGATATAGGCTTTAATATACCAGTGCTTATACATAAAGATGCAATAGTTTCATCTTACGCGAGCATTGCTTCTGGAACTTGTGTAATGCCAGGAGCCATAATTAATCCAGGTGTTTCCATAGAAGAAAATTGTATAATAAATACTGGTGTAGTAATTGAACATGAGTGTAAAATACAAAGGAATACCCATATTTCTCCTAAAGCATGTATAGCTGGTGGGGTGAGGGTTGGTCATGATACACATGTAGGGATGGGAAGTTGTATAATTCAAACTCTACATATAGGAAACAATGTAATTATAGGAGCAGGAGCTGTAGTTATTAATAATCTAGAAGATAATGTAGTTGCTGTAGGAGTTCCATCAAAAATTATAAAGCGCAGGTGA
- a CDS encoding nucleotide sugar dehydrogenase, whose protein sequence is MFELKDELLLKLKNKTARLGVVGLGYVGLPLAVEKAKVGYEVIGFDVQDKKVQMVNEGRNYIGDIVDEDLKMLVKTGKLKATTDFSFVKDVDTVCIAVPTPLDLYKQPDLSYVVESTKSVAKYLHRGMLVVLESTTYPGTTEEVLKPILEESGLKCGVDFFLAFSPERIDPGNKQFNTKNTPKVVGGCTKDCTEVAGMLYRSVLEGDILEVSSPAVAEMEKILENTFRNVNIALANEMAILCKRMNIDIWEVIDAAKTKPYGFMPFYPGPGLGGHCIPLDPFYLEWKAKEFDYHTKLIEASGIINDYMPEFVLENVMKLLNGQKKALNGAKVLLMGAAYKKDIDDMRESPTLKVIEQLEKNGADIIINDPFIPAFTHNGKEYVTVNWEDEIKSADIVIITTDHSSYDYERIVAEATLLYDTRNATKHVVNNREKINKL, encoded by the coding sequence ATGTTTGAATTAAAAGATGAATTATTATTAAAATTAAAAAACAAAACAGCTAGACTTGGTGTAGTTGGACTTGGCTATGTGGGATTGCCACTAGCTGTAGAGAAGGCTAAGGTAGGATATGAAGTAATAGGGTTTGATGTTCAAGATAAAAAGGTTCAAATGGTAAATGAGGGACGTAATTATATTGGTGATATTGTAGATGAAGATTTAAAAATGTTGGTAAAGACAGGAAAACTTAAAGCTACTACAGATTTTAGCTTTGTTAAGGATGTTGATACAGTATGTATAGCAGTTCCTACACCGCTTGATTTATACAAACAACCAGATTTATCATATGTAGTTGAATCAACTAAAAGTGTAGCTAAGTACTTACATAGGGGGATGCTCGTAGTACTTGAAAGTACTACATACCCAGGAACAACAGAAGAAGTGCTTAAACCAATACTTGAAGAATCAGGACTTAAATGTGGAGTTGACTTTTTCTTAGCGTTTTCTCCAGAGAGAATTGATCCAGGAAATAAACAATTCAACACAAAAAACACTCCTAAGGTAGTCGGAGGATGTACGAAAGATTGTACAGAAGTAGCTGGGATGTTATACAGAAGTGTGCTTGAGGGAGATATATTAGAAGTGTCTTCACCAGCAGTAGCTGAAATGGAAAAAATACTTGAAAATACTTTTAGAAATGTAAATATAGCCTTAGCTAATGAAATGGCTATTTTATGTAAAAGAATGAATATAGATATATGGGAAGTAATAGATGCAGCTAAAACTAAACCTTATGGGTTTATGCCATTCTACCCAGGTCCAGGACTTGGTGGACATTGTATACCTCTTGATCCGTTCTACCTTGAGTGGAAGGCAAAAGAATTTGATTATCATACAAAATTAATAGAAGCATCAGGTATAATTAACGATTATATGCCTGAATTTGTTTTAGAAAATGTTATGAAACTTTTAAATGGTCAGAAAAAAGCTTTAAACGGAGCAAAAGTGCTTCTTATGGGTGCTGCTTATAAGAAAGATATAGATGATATGCGCGAATCACCAACACTAAAGGTTATAGAACAGTTAGAAAAGAATGGTGCTGACATCATTATAAATGATCCATTTATACCTGCGTTCACACATAACGGCAAAGAATACGTAACTGTAAATTGGGAAGATGAAATAAAAAGTGCAGATATAGTGATCATAACAACAGATCACAGTAGTTATGATTATGAAAGAATTGTAGCAGAAGCTACTTTATTATATGATACTAGAAATGCTACAAAACATGTTGTAAATAACAGAGAAAAGATAAACAAACTTTAA
- a CDS encoding Gfo/Idh/MocA family protein yields the protein MKKIRMAIIGCGRISYKHVEAIIQNKDEIELVAVCDVVEDNASAKKDEYIKKIGNNVDVKVYKDYKEMLEKVDIDMVSIATESGYHPEIAIYCMNKGKHALVEKPMALSTQDADRMIECANKNNVKLCVSHQNRFNEPIQKLRAAVEENRFGKLVNGTARILWNRNMGYYTQAPWRGTWELDGGTLMNQCIHNIDLLQWMMGGDIDTVYAQCGTFLRDIEAEDFGAIIIRFKNGAIGVVEGSACVYPKNLEETLSIFGENGTVAIGGIAVNAIETWRFADNKDTEEEILKQQKGDPDSVYGFGHTPLFKDMIDAINTNRQPLINGVEGKKGMSIILAAYKSRLTGLPVKFPMGEFSTMQMKK from the coding sequence ATGAAAAAAATACGTATGGCAATAATAGGATGCGGAAGAATATCATATAAACATGTAGAGGCCATAATTCAAAATAAGGATGAAATTGAACTTGTAGCGGTTTGTGACGTGGTAGAAGATAATGCTAGCGCCAAAAAAGATGAATATATAAAAAAAATAGGTAACAATGTAGATGTTAAAGTTTATAAGGATTACAAAGAAATGCTTGAAAAAGTGGATATTGATATGGTTTCAATTGCTACTGAAAGTGGATATCATCCAGAAATAGCTATATATTGCATGAATAAAGGGAAACATGCACTTGTAGAAAAACCAATGGCTTTATCTACTCAAGATGCTGACAGAATGATTGAATGTGCAAATAAAAATAATGTTAAGCTTTGTGTTAGTCATCAAAACAGATTTAATGAGCCAATACAAAAACTAAGAGCTGCAGTTGAGGAGAATAGATTTGGGAAATTAGTTAATGGAACAGCAAGAATCCTATGGAATAGGAATATGGGATATTACACCCAAGCACCGTGGAGAGGAACTTGGGAACTTGATGGTGGTACTTTAATGAACCAATGTATTCATAATATTGATTTATTACAATGGATGATGGGCGGAGACATAGATACTGTTTATGCACAGTGTGGAACATTTTTAAGAGATATAGAAGCAGAAGATTTTGGAGCAATAATTATTAGATTTAAAAATGGAGCTATAGGTGTAGTTGAAGGTTCAGCTTGTGTATATCCTAAAAATTTAGAAGAAACATTAAGCATATTTGGTGAAAATGGTACAGTAGCTATTGGCGGTATTGCAGTTAACGCAATTGAAACTTGGAGATTTGCTGATAATAAGGATACTGAGGAAGAAATATTAAAACAGCAAAAGGGAGACCCAGATTCAGTATATGGGTTTGGACATACGCCATTGTTTAAAGATATGATAGATGCTATAAATACAAATAGACAACCGCTCATAAATGGAGTAGAAGGAAAAAAAGGTATGTCTATAATACTTGCAGCTTATAAATCAAGACTAACAGGACTTCCAGTTAAATTCCCAATGGGTGAATTCTCAACAATGCAAATGAAAAAATAG
- the neuB gene encoding N-acetylneuraminate synthase has translation MFKIENKVIGDGNRTFIIAEAGVNHNGDINIAKQLVDKAVISGVDAIKFQTFKTEKLVTGYADMADYQKNNIGHTSSQFNMLKQLELSQESFIKIKEYCNYKEIMFLSTPFDFESADFLESIGMPAFKISSGDLTNIPLLEHIAKFNKPIILSSGMANISEIEEALNAIYCLGNSEVAVLHCTSNYPAKLQSVNLNAMNTIKNAFKVVGGYSDHTKGITVPIAATAIGADIIEKHFTLDKNMQGPDHKASLNPAELKDMVQAIRDVEMALGNGIKRYNPSEVDTIKAARKSIVASRCIKKGQIITIMDLDYKRPGTGLSPKFYVDIVGKKTNRDIKVDEQITLNIIE, from the coding sequence ATGTTTAAGATAGAAAATAAAGTTATAGGTGATGGAAACCGAACGTTTATTATAGCAGAGGCTGGGGTGAATCATAATGGAGACATTAATATAGCAAAACAACTGGTAGATAAAGCTGTAATTTCGGGTGTTGATGCAATAAAATTTCAGACATTTAAAACAGAAAAATTAGTTACTGGATATGCGGATATGGCTGATTATCAAAAAAACAATATTGGGCATACTTCCTCACAGTTTAACATGTTAAAGCAACTAGAACTATCACAAGAAAGTTTTATAAAAATCAAAGAATATTGTAATTATAAGGAGATTATGTTTTTATCTACTCCTTTTGATTTTGAAAGTGCAGATTTTTTAGAGTCTATAGGAATGCCGGCTTTTAAAATTAGTTCAGGAGATTTAACTAATATTCCTCTTTTAGAACATATAGCAAAATTTAATAAACCTATAATATTATCTTCTGGAATGGCAAATATTTCAGAAATTGAAGAAGCATTAAATGCAATTTATTGTTTAGGAAATAGTGAGGTTGCTGTGCTCCATTGTACTTCAAATTATCCAGCTAAATTACAAAGTGTTAACTTAAATGCTATGAATACTATAAAAAATGCTTTTAAAGTTGTAGGCGGATATTCTGATCATACGAAAGGGATAACAGTACCAATAGCTGCAACAGCTATCGGAGCTGATATAATCGAAAAGCATTTTACACTAGATAAAAATATGCAGGGACCAGATCACAAAGCTTCATTAAATCCTGCGGAACTAAAGGATATGGTTCAAGCAATTAGGGATGTGGAAATGGCACTTGGAAATGGCATTAAGAGGTATAACCCAAGTGAGGTAGATACAATTAAGGCCGCAAGAAAAAGTATTGTTGCATCTAGGTGTATAAAGAAAGGGCAGATTATAACCATAATGGACTTAGATTACAAAAGACCAGGTACTGGACTTTCACCTAAATTTTATGTGGATATTGTTGGGAAAAAAACTAACAGAGATATAAAAGTGGATGAACAAATAACTTTAAATATTATAGAATGA
- the neuC gene encoding UDP-N-acetylglucosamine 2-epimerase, producing the protein MKRKIAVITGTRADYGIFYYVLKEIEKHEDLDLKLIVCGMHLCPEYGMTVNEIEKDGFDIADKFETILASDTGASMAKSIGLSIISMAQSFDRIKPDLLLILGDRGEMLAAATAAIHMNIPVAHIHGGEVTGTVDESVRHAITKLSHIHFPANEDSKQRIIKLGEKEKNIYVVGAPGLDYIKKTQYISRSEMLKKFELKDDKIFLLTQHPVTTERDMVECQIRETLDAVVELGYQTIVSYPNSDNGGREIIKVIEEYRAKYPFLKVFRNLSQVEYLSFLDIAAVMIGNSSSGIIEAPSFKLPVVNIGSRQDGRLRASNIIDVPYGKESVIRGIKKAIYDEGFKNQLENCTNPYGDGNASGKIAQIISEVKLDRELIQKRITY; encoded by the coding sequence ATGAAAAGGAAAATAGCAGTTATAACAGGTACGAGAGCCGATTATGGAATATTTTATTATGTTCTTAAGGAAATTGAAAAACATGAAGATTTAGACCTTAAACTTATTGTATGTGGAATGCATTTATGTCCTGAATATGGGATGACTGTAAATGAAATAGAAAAAGATGGTTTTGATATAGCTGATAAGTTTGAAACTATATTAGCGTCGGATACTGGTGCTTCTATGGCTAAATCAATAGGACTTTCAATTATAAGCATGGCTCAAAGCTTTGATCGCATAAAACCAGATCTTTTATTAATACTAGGGGATAGGGGAGAAATGCTTGCTGCAGCAACGGCAGCTATCCATATGAATATACCTGTAGCTCATATTCATGGGGGAGAAGTAACTGGAACAGTAGATGAGTCTGTAAGACACGCTATAACGAAACTTTCACATATACATTTTCCTGCTAATGAGGATAGTAAGCAAAGAATAATTAAATTAGGCGAGAAAGAAAAGAATATTTATGTAGTTGGGGCACCAGGCCTTGATTATATTAAAAAAACACAATATATTTCAAGAAGTGAAATGCTAAAGAAGTTTGAATTAAAAGATGATAAGATCTTTTTACTAACACAGCATCCAGTAACTACAGAGCGTGACATGGTAGAATGTCAAATACGAGAAACACTTGATGCAGTTGTAGAGCTCGGTTATCAAACTATAGTTTCATACCCTAACAGTGATAATGGAGGACGTGAAATTATAAAGGTAATTGAAGAATACAGAGCTAAATATCCATTTTTAAAAGTATTTAGAAATTTAAGTCAAGTAGAATACCTTAGCTTTTTAGACATAGCTGCGGTAATGATAGGAAATTCATCTTCAGGTATAATTGAAGCACCTAGTTTCAAGTTACCTGTAGTAAATATAGGTTCAAGGCAAGATGGAAGATTAAGAGCTAGTAATATAATAGATGTTCCTTATGGAAAAGAATCTGTTATAAGAGGTATCAAAAAAGCGATATATGATGAAGGGTTTAAGAATCAATTAGAGAATTGTACAAATCCTTATGGTGATGGCAATGCTAGTGGAAAAATAGCACAAATTATAAGTGAGGTAAAATTAGATAGGGAACTTATACAAAAGAGAATTACTTATTAA
- a CDS encoding nucleotidyltransferase family protein, producing MKFPIENYCIGTSSTIKEAMKVIDKNLTGGALVVNENNELVGTITDGDIRRAMLKGLSINNSIEGTYFKNFKFVTEEHSKKKAKEYMLSNKIRQVPVIDKDKKLIDLYFLDDILSYDKKDNYVFILAGGLGTRLRPLTETVPKPMLLVGDKPILELIIEQFKEYGFNNFIISLNYKGEIIEEYFEDGKKFGVNIEYIRETKKLGTAGSIALVKEKFIKPFIVINGDILTGIDFEKFLNHHIKNNFNITVGVRDYEVNVPYGVLVTDNMIIESLEEKPTYKFNINGGVYVVNPEVIKYIRKDEVYNMTDLIEDAMNNECKTGIYEITEYWKDIGQIDDYKKANTDIHKFFKL from the coding sequence GTGAAATTTCCAATTGAAAATTATTGTATAGGAACTAGTTCTACAATAAAAGAAGCTATGAAAGTTATAGATAAAAATTTAACTGGTGGAGCGTTAGTTGTAAATGAAAATAATGAATTAGTGGGAACTATTACAGATGGAGATATAAGACGTGCTATGCTTAAGGGTTTAAGCATAAATAATAGTATAGAGGGTACATATTTCAAAAACTTTAAATTTGTTACAGAAGAGCATAGTAAAAAGAAAGCAAAAGAGTATATGTTAAGCAATAAAATAAGACAGGTTCCTGTAATTGATAAAGATAAAAAACTAATTGATTTATATTTTCTTGACGATATATTATCTTATGACAAAAAGGATAATTATGTTTTTATTCTGGCTGGAGGTTTGGGAACTAGGCTAAGGCCACTAACTGAAACAGTACCTAAGCCAATGTTATTAGTTGGTGATAAACCAATATTAGAACTTATAATAGAACAATTCAAAGAGTATGGTTTTAATAATTTTATTATATCTCTTAATTATAAAGGAGAAATAATAGAGGAGTACTTCGAAGATGGGAAAAAGTTTGGAGTAAATATAGAATATATTAGAGAAACTAAAAAACTAGGTACAGCAGGATCTATAGCACTGGTAAAAGAAAAGTTTATTAAACCATTCATAGTTATAAACGGAGATATACTAACAGGAATAGATTTTGAAAAATTTTTAAATCATCATATTAAAAATAACTTCAACATAACCGTAGGTGTTAGGGATTATGAAGTAAATGTTCCGTATGGGGTATTAGTTACTGATAATATGATCATAGAGTCTTTGGAAGAAAAGCCTACATATAAATTCAATATCAATGGAGGCGTATATGTTGTTAATCCTGAAGTTATAAAGTACATAAGGAAAGATGAAGTTTATAATATGACTGACTTAATAGAAGATGCAATGAATAATGAATGCAAGACAGGTATATATGAGATAACTGAGTATTGGAAGGATATAGGACAAATAGATGATTATAAGAAAGCAAACACAGATATTCATAAGTTTTTTAAGCTATAA
- a CDS encoding acyltransferase, which yields MFMKYVSDKSKLGKNITMGHFVVIDNEVVIGDNCVIGSNVVIHEGTIVGDNVRIDDNTVIGKQPMRSVNSIFKSEEKLLPAKINEGCLIGAGVIIYCGCEVGTKTLIADTAVIRENVTVGSKTIIGRGTTIENFCKIGSNCKIQTNVYITAYSLVGDYVFIAPCVTTSNDNYAARSKERFGKFKGVTIKNGGRIGAGAVILPGITIHEDGFVAAGSVVTKDVEEGVIVVGNPAKVMRDVPENQLLKNQ from the coding sequence ATTTTCATGAAGTATGTTTCAGATAAAAGTAAATTGGGCAAAAATATAACAATGGGACATTTTGTAGTAATAGATAATGAGGTAGTAATAGGTGATAATTGTGTTATAGGAAGTAATGTAGTTATCCATGAAGGAACTATTGTAGGAGATAATGTTAGAATAGATGATAATACAGTAATAGGAAAACAGCCTATGAGATCTGTAAACAGCATATTTAAAAGTGAAGAAAAATTGCTACCAGCTAAAATTAATGAAGGATGCCTTATAGGGGCAGGTGTAATCATTTATTGTGGATGCGAAGTTGGAACTAAAACACTAATTGCTGATACTGCTGTAATAAGAGAAAATGTAACAGTGGGTTCAAAGACAATTATAGGCCGTGGAACTACTATTGAAAATTTCTGCAAGATTGGATCTAATTGCAAAATACAAACTAATGTATATATAACAGCATATTCATTAGTTGGAGATTATGTGTTTATTGCACCTTGCGTAACAACATCTAATGATAATTATGCAGCACGTTCTAAAGAAAGATTTGGTAAATTTAAAGGTGTAACTATAAAAAATGGTGGAAGAATAGGAGCAGGAGCCGTTATTTTACCAGGTATTACTATACATGAAGATGGTTTTGTAGCAGCTGGTAGTGTAGTTACAAAAGATGTTGAAGAAGGTGTTATTGTAGTGGGTAATCCAGCTAAGGTAATGCGTGACGTACCAGAAAATCAATTGCTCAAGAATCAATAA
- the galU gene encoding UTP--glucose-1-phosphate uridylyltransferase GalU, giving the protein MRVKKAIIPAAGLGTRFLPATKAQPKEMLPIVDKPTIQYIIEEAVAAGIEEILIITGRNKRAIEDHFDKSVELEYQLQKNGKDEVLKMVQNISNLANIYYIRQKEPKGLGHAISCAKTFVGNEPFAVMLGDDVVDSEVPCLKQLIDCYSKYETSIIGVQEVPESEVSKYGIVDGISVEDRVYKVKDVIEKPKASEAPSNIAILGRYIITPRIFDILENTKPGKGGEIQLTDALKTLISEEDMYAYNFEGRRYDVGDKEGFLEATVEYALKRDDLKETFMKYLLTIKDNDMFKEIYSKCFNNQNK; this is encoded by the coding sequence ATGAGAGTTAAGAAAGCTATAATACCAGCAGCGGGGCTTGGCACAAGATTTTTACCAGCTACAAAAGCGCAACCTAAAGAAATGCTGCCAATAGTTGATAAACCAACAATACAGTATATTATAGAGGAGGCAGTTGCAGCCGGAATTGAGGAAATATTAATTATAACGGGAAGAAATAAAAGAGCTATCGAGGATCATTTTGATAAGTCGGTTGAACTTGAATACCAGTTACAAAAAAATGGTAAAGATGAAGTTCTAAAGATGGTTCAAAATATATCCAACTTGGCAAATATTTATTATATACGTCAGAAAGAACCTAAAGGTTTAGGTCATGCGATAAGTTGTGCAAAAACTTTTGTTGGAAATGAACCATTTGCGGTAATGCTTGGTGATGATGTTGTAGATAGTGAGGTACCTTGCCTAAAACAACTTATAGATTGCTACTCAAAATATGAGACTTCAATTATTGGAGTTCAAGAGGTTCCTGAAAGTGAAGTTTCCAAATATGGTATTGTAGATGGAATATCAGTAGAAGACAGAGTTTATAAGGTTAAAGATGTTATAGAAAAGCCTAAGGCAAGTGAAGCTCCATCAAATATTGCTATACTAGGAAGATATATTATAACACCTAGAATATTTGATATTTTAGAAAATACAAAACCAGGTAAGGGCGGGGAAATACAACTTACTGATGCTTTAAAAACTTTAATATCAGAGGAAGACATGTATGCTTATAATTTTGAGGGTAGAAGATATGATGTGGGAGATAAAGAAGGTTTTTTAGAAGCAACTGTGGAATATGCACTTAAACGAGATGACCTTAAAGAAACTTTTATGAAATATCTTTTAACTATTAAAGATAATGATATGTTTAAAGAGATTTATAGTAAATGTTTTAATAATCAAAACAAATAG